Proteins encoded in a region of the Zea mays cultivar B73 chromosome 4, Zm-B73-REFERENCE-NAM-5.0, whole genome shotgun sequence genome:
- the LOC103654242 gene encoding 7-deoxyloganetin glucosyltransferase produces MSSGKAQRRPHAVLIPQPAQGHVTPMLHLAKALHARGFRVTYVNSEYNHRRLLRSRGQDSLAGTDGFHFEAVPDGLPQSDNDDVTQDIAALCLSTTAHSAAPFRDLLARLNAMPGSPPVSCVIADGVMSFAQRVAEEMGILALVFWTTSACGFMGYLHFAELIRRGYVPLKDESDLTNGYLDTAIDWIPGMPDIRLKDIPSFIRTTDRDDVMLNFDGGEAQNARRARGVILNTYDALEQDVVDALRREFPRVYTVGPLAAFANAAAGGELDAIGGNLWKEDTSYLRWLDTQRPGSVVYVNFGSITVMTAAQLAEFAWGLAGCGRPFLWVIRPDLVSGETAMLPEGFVTDTKGRGILASWCPQELVLSHPSVGLFLTHCGWNSTLESVCAGVPMLCWPFFAEQPTNCRYVCDKWGIGMEIDNDVRREEVARLVRAAIDGERGKAMRVKSVVWKEKARQAVEDGGSSRKNLDRLVDFLLAGSDLPC; encoded by the exons ATGAGCTCCGGAAAGGCGCAGCGGCGGCCGCACGCCGTGCTCATCCCGCAGCCGGCGCAGGGCCACGTCACGCCGATGCTGCACCTCGCCAAGGCGTTGCACGCTAGGGGGTTCCGCGTCACCTACGTCAACTCCGAGTACAACCACCGGCGCCTGCTCCGGTCCCGCGGCCAGGACTCCCTCGCCGGCACCGACGGCTTCCACTTCGAGGCCGTCCCCGACGGCCTGCCGCAGTCCGACAACGATGACGTCACGCAGGACATCGCCGCGCTCTGCCTGTCCACCACCGCGCACAGCGCCGCGCCGTTCAGGGACCTGCTGGCGAGGCTGAACGCCATGCCGGGCAGCCCGCCGGTGAGCTGCGTCATAGCTGACGGCGTGATGAGCTTCGCGCAAAGGGTCGCCGAGGAGATGGGAATCCTGGCCTTGGTTTTCTGGACCACCAGTGCGTGCGGCTTCATGGGCTACCTCCACTTCGCCGAGCTCATCAGACGAGGCTACGTGCCACTGAAAG ACGAAAGTGACCTGACGAACGGGTATCTGGACACGGCAATCGACTGGATCCCCGGCATGCCGGACATCCGTCTGAAGGACATCCCCAGCTTCATCAGGACGACAGACCGAGACGACGTGATGCTCAACTTCGACGGCGGCGAGGCGCAGAACGCGCGCAGGGCCCGCGGGGTCATCCTCAACACGTACGACGCGCTGGAGCAGGACGTGGTGGACGCGTTGCGCCGCGAGTTCCCGCGCGTGTACACTGTCGGCCCACTCGCAGCGTTCGCGAACGCCGCGGCAGGAGGCGAGCTGGACGCGATCGGCGGAAACCTCTGGAAGGAGGACACGAGCTACCTCCGGTGGTTGGACACGCAGCGGCCGGGCTCGGTGGTGTACGTCAACTTCGGCAGCATCACGGTGATGACCGCCGCGCAGCTCGCCGAGTTCGCCTGGGGCCTGGCGGGCTGCGGCCGGCCGTTCCTGTGGGTCATCAGGCCGGACCTCGTGTCCGGCGAGACCGCCATGCTCCCGGAGGGGTTCGTCACGGACACCAAAGGAAGGGGAATCCTGGCGAGCTGGTGCCCGCaagagctggtgctctcgcacccGTCCGTCGGCCTCTTTCTGACGCACTGCGGGTGGAACTCCACGCTGGAGAGCGTATGCGCCGGCGTGCCGATGCTCTGCTGGCCCTTCTTCGCTGAGCAACCGACGAACTGCCGGTACGTGTGCGACAAATGGGGGATCGGGATGGAGATCGACAATGAtgtgaggagggaggaggtggcgcGGCTCGTGCGCGCGGCAATCGACGGAGAGAGGGGAAAGGCGATGAGAGTGAAGTCGGTAGTGTGGAAGGAGAAAGCTCGACAAGCGGTGGAGGATGGTGGATCCTCCAGGAAAAACTTGGATCGACTGGTCGATTTCCTGCTCGCAGGGAGTGATCTCCCTTGCTGA
- the LOC103654243 gene encoding 7-deoxyloganetin glucosyltransferase, translated as MQGKTSMMGSNARPHAVLIPYPAQGHVTPLLQLAKVLHSRGFFVTYVNSEYNHRRLLRSRGADSLAGLDDFRFETIPDGLPPSGSDDDVTQDIPALCESLSRSGAAPFRDLLARLNGMPGRPPVTCVVLDNFMSFAQRVASEMGILAVVFCTMSACGFMGYLHFKELMDRGYVPLKDESYLTNGYLDTVLDWVPGMRGIRLRDMPSFIRTTDPDEFMVHFDSGEAQNARRAQGIIVNTFDALEQDVVGALRGVFPRVYTIGPLLTFARDMVRPDASAICGNLWKEDPSCLGWLDAQGPGSVVYVNFGSITVMTPAQLAEFAWGLANCGRPFLWVIRPDLVTGEKAMLPEEFYAETRERGLFLSWCPQEQVLSHPSTGLFLTHSGWNSTLESIRAGVPMICWPFFAEQTTNCRYACANWGIGLEIDNNVTRDEVARLIEEAMDGEKGKDMKAKATVWKEKAVAATESGGTSSVSIDRLVEFLLEGNVPTAAG; from the exons ATGCAAGGGAAAACCTCGATGATGGGCTCGAACGCGCGCCCCCACGCGGTGCTCATCCCGTACCCGGCGCAGGGCCACGTCACGCCGCTGCTGCAGCTGGCCAAGGTGCTGCACTCGAGGGGCTTCTTCGTCACCTACGTCAACTCCGAGTACAACCACCGCCGCCTGCTCCGGTCCCGCGGCGCGGACTCGCTGGCGGGCCTCGACGACTTCCGGTTcgagaccatccccgacggcctgCCTCCGTCCGGCAGCGACGACGACGTCACGCAGGACATCCCCGCGCTCTGCGAGTCGCTCTCCCGGAGCGGCGCCGCGCCGTTCCGTGACCTCCTGGCGAGGCTCAACGGCATGCCGGGCCGTCCTCCTGTCACCTGCGTCGTACTGGACAACTTCATGAGCTTCGCGCAGAGGGTGGCCAGCGAGATGGGCATCCTGGCAGTCGTGTTCTGCACCATGAGCGCGTGTGGCTTCATGGGGTACCTCCACTTCAAGGAGCTCATGGACAGAGGCTACGTGCCACTGAAAG ATGAGAGCTACCTGACCAACGGGTACCTGGACACGGTGCTCGACTGGGTGCCCGGGATGCGGGGCATCCGTCTGCGAGACATGCCCAGCTTCATCCGCACGACGGACCCGGACGAGTTCATGGTCCACTTCGACAGCGGGGAGGCCCAGAACGCGCGCCGCGCGCAGGGGATCATCGTCAACACGTTCGACGCGCTGGAGCAGGACGTCGTGGGCGCGCTGCGCGGCGTCTTCCCTCGCGTCTACACCATCGGCCCGCTTCTCACGTTCGCCAGAGACATGGTCCGTCCCGACGCGTCCGCGATCTGCGGGAACCTCTGGAAGGAGGACCCGAGCTGCCTCGGGTGGCTGGATGCCCAGGGGCCCGGCTCGGTCGTGTACGTCAACTTCGGCAGCATCACGGTCATGACGCCGGCTCAGCTCGCCGAGTTCGCGTGGGGGCTGGCGAACTGCGGCAGGCCGTTCCTGTGGGTCATCAGGCCGGACCTCGTCACGGGCGAGAAGGCTATGCTGCCGGAGGAGTTCTACGCGGAGACGAGAGAGAGAGGGCTCTTCCTCAGCTGGTGCCCGCAGGAACAGGTCCTGTCGCATCCGTCCACCGGGCTGTTCCTGACGCACTCTGGGTGGAACTCTACGCTGGAGAGCATACGCGCCGGCGTGCCGATGATCTGCTGGCCGTTCTTCGCAGAGCAGACGACCAACTGCCGATATGCCTGCGCGAACTGGGGCATTGGACTGGAGATCGACAACAATGTCACGAGGGACGAGGTGGCACGGCTCATAGAAGAAGCCATGGACGGCGAGAAAGGCAAAGACATGAAGGCGAAGGCAACAGTGTGGAAGGAGAAGGCCGTGGCAGCAACAGAAAGCGGCGGGACCTCGAGCGTCAGCATTGATCGTTTGGTCGAGTTCCTGCTTGAAGGAAACGTTCCTACAGCTGCAGGCTAA
- the LOC100381763 gene encoding Probable RNA-binding protein ARP1, producing MATSSSSSGPGGPYHHHRSRFGDTTLTKVFVGGLAWETPSEGLRHHFEAYGDILEAVVITDRETGRSKGYGFVIFRDPGAAALAVQNPNPVIAGRRANCNIAAFGPPRTAQPRGRGGGGGAVREPHGPDQPPQGSPYSYRLPSQMTPPQAAAVFYSPQYGGYWYPPDYSYQQVLQHYYPQMYGPASHSVPPYQYMGYMPSGPSPSAGFSPMQQPMRPAFFQQPTAQMDGSFPPGHSLPPNFRLQLPSHAVSKESDDASGYQSAQPTSTPDTIANNQEDSRPVVSDSDTNTPN from the exons ATGGCGACCTCGTCGTCGTCCTCTGGCCCCGGCGGGCCGTACCACCACCACCGGTCGCGGTTCGGCGACACGACGCTGACCAAGGTGTTCGTGGGCGGGCTGGCGTGGGAgacgccgtccgaggggctgcgcCACCACTTCGAGGCCTACGGCGACATACTCGAGGCCGTCGTCATCACCGATCGCGAGACCGGCCGCTCAAAGGGCTACGGCTTC GTGATTTTCCGGGACCCCGGTGCGGCGGCGCTGGCGGTGCAGAACCCGAACCCGGTGATCGCCGGCCGTCGCGCCAACTGCAACATTGCGGCGTTCGGCCCGCCGCGGACCGCGCAGCCGAGAG ggagaggaggaggaggaggtgccgTCCGCGAGCCGCACGGGCCGGATCAGCCGCCGCAGGGGTCGCCTTACAGCTACAGGTTGCCGTCGCAGATGACCCCGCCTCAGGCCGCCGCGGTGTTCTACAGTCCCCAGTACGGCGG GTACTGGTACCCACCTGATTATTCATACCAACAG GTGCTACAACATTACTACCCTCAGATGTATGGTCCAGCCTCTCATTCAGTACCACCCTACCAATACATGGGGTATATGCCTAGTGGCCCAAGTCCAAGTGCTGGATTCTCACCGATGCAGCAACCCATGCGACCAGCGTTCTTTCAGCAGCCAACGGCACAGATGGATGGTTCTTTCCCACCAGGGCATTCGCTTCCGCCTAATTTCAGACTCCAGCTGCCCTCTCATGCAGTCTCAAAGGAATCTGACGATGCATCTG GCTATCAGTCAGCTCAGCCAACTTCAACTCCAGATACAATCGCAAACAACCAGGAAGATTCGAGGCCTGTAGTGTCAGATTCAGATACAAACACACCAAATTGA
- the LOC100381763 gene encoding probable RNA-binding protein ARP1 isoform X1: MATSSSSSGPGGPYHHHRSRFGDTTLTKVFVGGLAWETPSEGLRHHFEAYGDILEAVVITDRETGRSKGYGFVIFRDPGAAALAVQNPNPVIAGRRANCNIAAFGPPRTAQPRGRGGGGGAVREPHGPDQPPQGSPYSYRLPSQMTPPQAAAVFYSPQYGGYWYPPDYSYQQVLQHYYPQMYGPASHSVPPYQYMGYMPSGPSPSAGFSPMQQPMRPAFFQQPTAQMDGSFPPGHSLPPNFRLQLPSHAVSKESDDASAGYQSAQPTSTPDTIANNQEDSRPVVSDSDTNTPN, from the exons ATGGCGACCTCGTCGTCGTCCTCTGGCCCCGGCGGGCCGTACCACCACCACCGGTCGCGGTTCGGCGACACGACGCTGACCAAGGTGTTCGTGGGCGGGCTGGCGTGGGAgacgccgtccgaggggctgcgcCACCACTTCGAGGCCTACGGCGACATACTCGAGGCCGTCGTCATCACCGATCGCGAGACCGGCCGCTCAAAGGGCTACGGCTTC GTGATTTTCCGGGACCCCGGTGCGGCGGCGCTGGCGGTGCAGAACCCGAACCCGGTGATCGCCGGCCGTCGCGCCAACTGCAACATTGCGGCGTTCGGCCCGCCGCGGACCGCGCAGCCGAGAG ggagaggaggaggaggaggtgccgTCCGCGAGCCGCACGGGCCGGATCAGCCGCCGCAGGGGTCGCCTTACAGCTACAGGTTGCCGTCGCAGATGACCCCGCCTCAGGCCGCCGCGGTGTTCTACAGTCCCCAGTACGGCGG GTACTGGTACCCACCTGATTATTCATACCAACAG GTGCTACAACATTACTACCCTCAGATGTATGGTCCAGCCTCTCATTCAGTACCACCCTACCAATACATGGGGTATATGCCTAGTGGCCCAAGTCCAAGTGCTGGATTCTCACCGATGCAGCAACCCATGCGACCAGCGTTCTTTCAGCAGCCAACGGCACAGATGGATGGTTCTTTCCCACCAGGGCATTCGCTTCCGCCTAATTTCAGACTCCAGCTGCCCTCTCATGCAGTCTCAAAGGAATCTGACGATGCATCTG CAGGCTATCAGTCAGCTCAGCCAACTTCAACTCCAGATACAATCGCAAACAACCAGGAAGATTCGAGGCCTGTAGTGTCAGATTCAGATACAAACACACCAAATTGA